In Nitrososphaerales archaeon, the sequence ACGACTGGACCGACTCCGGTGGAGGGGGCTCGGGGTAGAGGCACCTGTAGCAGGGCCCAGCCTCGGTCGAGAAGACGGAGACCTGCCCGTCGAACCTGAAGACACTGGCGTACACGTCTGGCTTCCCCAACAGGACGCAGGCGTCGTTGATCAAGTACCTGCTCGGGAAGTTGTCGGTGGCGTCAATCACAACGTCATAGGGGCCGAGAATCTTCAGCGCGTTCGAGGAATCGAGCCTCTCCCGATGGACTTGGACGTCGACGTTCGGGTTGATTGAGAGTAGACGAGACCGCAGTAGCTCCGCCTTGGGCCGACCCACGTCGGCCTCGGAGAAGAGGAACTGCCTGTGGAGGTTGGACAGTTCGACGACGTCGTTGTCGACAATGCCTATCCTTCCCACACCCGCCGCTGAGAGGTAGACGGTAGCCGGGATTCCCAGTCCGCCTGCACCGACAACAACTACTGACGAAGCCTTGAGCTTGCGCTGACCGTCCATTCCCACCTCGGGCATGACTATGTGCCTGCTGTACCTCGCCTTCTCGTCGTCGGAGAGTTCCGGCAAGGTCATCGGCAAAGGCGTGTCGTGGTTCGGCATCACGTGTCCAATCCGTGGAAGAGTCGGCGAGCCGTTTCCTGCTTAAGAACGGTTCGGTCGTAAGGTTCATGTAGCGACGAGAAGGGCGAGTTCTGAACACTGATGCTGAAGCTGGACGGGCTCAGTTCTGGATACAACGGCGCCGAGGTACTGCACTCAATCTCGCTCGAGATTTCAAAGCCTGCAATCTACGTCGTGCTAGGACCGAACGGCGCGGGAAAAACGACGCTCTTCAGGACGGTGGCCGGCGTGCTGAGGCCCATCTCCGGGAAGGTGAGTCTTGACGGTCAGGACCTCTACGCGGCAAACCAAGTGCGTAGGGAGATCGGATACCTCTCCCACCTCACAGCAATGCCAGAGGAGATGACGGTTGCAAAGGCGTTGGCCTTCTACGGCGCAATCGAGGAAGGCGACACTGACAAGGCACTAGAGCGTCTCGACCTCAGAGACCTCGCAAGCAAGAAGGTGAGCGACCTCAGCCAGGGCCAGAAGAAGAGGGTCTCGATAGCCAAGCTCTTCCTCAGGGAGAGGAAGCTGTACCTGATGGACGAGCCGACGTCGAACCTGGACCCTGTGGTCGCGAAGGAGGTGAGGGACATCCTCCTGAACCTGAGCAAGGACAGGTTCGTGCTCTACTCGTCTCACAACCTGTACGAGGCCCAAGAAATCGGCGACTTCATCGTCTTGATCAAGGATGGGAAGCTAGGGTTCTATGGTAGGAAGGAAGAGCTGAGGACGGGAGGCTACCGGGTCGGCTTGAGGGCCTCGGGCGACCTCGCGGTGCTGTTCCCCGAAGGCAAGCGAGAGAAGGAATACTTCGTTCTGGATGTAGCCGGACCGCAGGAGGTAGGAGCGATAGTGAAGAGGGTAGTCGATGCGGGCATGACGGTATACGAAGTGAAGGAGCTCGGGAATCCTTTGGAAGACCTGTTCGGGGGAGGTAGATAGGAGACGGACATCTCTAGGCAGGTCTTCGTCAGGAGCGCAAGGATGGGTGTGGTCTACGTCGCCATCAGCATCGGGATGGCGATATTCATCACCGTCTCCTTCGGCGTGGGGGCGAGGGCAGGGAGCGTCATCTCCAACAGTGGCCAGGCGTTCGACCTAGGCTCCGTCTTCGGGCTGATGCTCGTGCCCTTCTTCGCCATCTTCGGGCTGATTATCACCACGCCGACCTACCTGCTCTTCGTCAACGACAAGAACGCGGGAGTGCTGGAGTACTTGCTCGCCACAGGCATGAGTCAGCGCGACGTCTTCAAGGGATACCTCAAGGCGGCATTGATGCTCTCTCTGCTGCCCATGGTGCCTGCTGTGCTCATCAGCGTCGTCCTCTCGGCATTTGGGCCGCCGTACGCATTGGGAGTTGGAGCGCTCGCGGTCGTGATGGGTTTGGCGGACGTGGCCTTGGTGACATTCCTGATGACAGGGTTCAGCGCGATGCAGAGGAAGCCCACCGGGATGAATTCTCCAGTCGGGATAACCATAGGGGTGTTCCTAGTCCTCCCCGAGTTCCTGCTTCTGTTCCTCCTGCAGGGTGCGATAATCTGGCTCGACCTGGGGATAGCGGCGGCGCTGATGGTCACGACCGCCGTGCTATTGTCGTCCGTTGACCGATTGATAATGCGTGAGAAGCTGTTGCCGTAGGCGGCAGGATCTAAGGGCTTTCGGCTGAGTCTCAATCGAGTAGAGAGCCCCTAAAGAGTCTCCCGTAACTTCGATCATTAAGTGACCGATTGAGCGGCGCGTCCCACGGAAGATCTTAAACATAGAGAATCGCGACGGCACGTCATGCCACATGCGCCAAAAGTCGGTGAACGGGCTCCGGAATTCACACTCTACGATGCGGACAAGAAGGAACGGAAGCTCTCAGAGCTGCTCACCAAGGGCCGTAAGACAATCCTAGCATTCTTCCCAGGCGCGTTCACAGGCACGTGCACCACAGAGATGTGCACCTTCAGGGACATGTTCGACGAGCTGCAGAAACTGAACGCGGCGGTGGTCGGCGTTTCCGTCAACGACCCATTCTCGAACAAGGCGTTCGCGGAGAAGAACGGGTTGCAGTTTCCTCTGCTGTGCGATTTCAAGAGAGAGGTCACGCAGAGTTACGGCGTGCTCTGGAACGACCTGAGCGGAGTGAAGGGCTACAACGTTGCAAACAGGGCCATATTCGTCTTGAACGACAAGGGCAACATCGTTTACAGTTGGGTGGCTCCAAACCCAGGGACGCTCCCGTACTTCGACGAGATTAAAGGGGTCCTCAAGTAGGAAACTGCGGCGCTTGGCCTACGCAGAGCCAATCTACGACGCTATGTTTCCTGTACCACCGGGTTCCGCAGCTTGCCGATGCCTTCGATCTGGCATTCGACAACGTCTCCGTCCTTCAGAAAGGGCGCACCACTGTAGGCAGCCACCCCGGCTGGCGTGCCGGTCGAGATGACGTCTCCTGGCGAGAGAGTGATGCCAGAGGACAGGTACTCAACGAGGCGATCAACCCCGAAGATCATGTCGCCTGTGGTGGAATCTTGCCTTACGGCCCCGTTCACCGACAGCGAGATTCTGATGTTCTGAGGATTCGCGATTTCATCCCGCGTCACCAGCCAGGGGCCGAGCGGAAACGCGGAGTCGAGGGCCTTCCCCATGACCCAGTTCTGACCCTGAGCGTTCAGTTTCGACGGCCAGCCCTCGGGGAACTGCCTGTCCCTGAAGCTGACGTCGTTCGCGATTGCGTAACCAGCGATGTAGTCCATGGCGTCCTCCCGCCTGATGTACTTCCCTCGCTTTCCTATGATGACCGCGAGTTCAACCTCCCAGTCGGCCTTGCTCGAGACTCTCGGGATGAGTATCGGGTCACCGTTCCCAATGATGCAGTTCCTGAACTTGGTGAAGAAGTATGGCTCCTTGGGAGGGGACGACCCTTTCTCCTTGCCGTGCCCTCCGTAGTTGACTGCCGCACATAGAATCTTCTCTGGTAAGAGAATCGGGCTGAGTAGCCTGCTACTTTCGATGCTGCTGCCTCCCTTTGGGGGGAGGAATCCGACAGCGCGACGCAGTTCTTCCAGGTGTCCCGAAGCAAGCAACTCGTCGACGCTCCTCACAGAGGAGAAACCTGGCAACTCAGACAAGCCGCGAATCCTGTGTTCGATGACAACGCCAGCCCGAACCCCGTTCCCGTCGTCGAAGTTGACCAGTTTCATGATTCCACCGCCGGGTCGTATCGCTGTGGAACTAAACCTTGCTTCCAGCCGAACATCTAGAGCTCCTCTCTCAACCACTCCAGGTCTTCGGCGTGCAGCACGACCTTCTTCCCTTGATTCAAGACCACCAGGCCGCCAGTGCTCTCCAGCTCCAGCGCTGTGCAGGAGAGTTCGGCCCCAGACTTCGCCTTCGCTACGACTTGCTTCCCCAAGGTGCCTACAAAGCGCTCCGCGTCCTTCAGGATGTCCGCACCATCAAGCCACCTAGTGTAGACTAGCCGGAACTCATCGAGAATCCGCTCCCTGACGTTGGTCACTTCGACGGGTCTTCCGAGCTCTTCAAGAAGTGAGGTTGCCGTCCCTTGTGTTCCCTCCAGCGACGAAGTCCTGGAGTTGCAGTTCAGGCCGATTCCCAGGACGACATAAGAGAGCGTCTTCCCCGAATAGCTCGCTTCCGCCAAGACTCCCGAGACCTTTCTGCCTCTGATGAGCACGTCATTCGGCCACCTGACGGACGACTTCAGGCCGGTGGCAGACTCGATTCCGAGCACGACCGAAAATGCTCCAACGAGCGACAGCAGCTGAGGCTGAGCTGAGTTTGATGGCCTCAGAACGAGGGACATGTAAAGGCCGCCCACCGGAGAGTCCCACCTCCGCCCCGACCTTCCTCTTCCTGCAGTCTGCGCTTTGGCCACGACGACCACACCTTCGGGGGCACCTCCTTCGGCCAATCGGGAGGCTGCATCCTGGGTCGAGCTCACCTCGTCCATCAACTCGAGGTGCCAGATCGCGGGCCTCAAAGAATCCATGCCTCTAGCCATACGTCCCTCTTCCTGAAACCGAACTTCGCAGTGCGGTAGGGCACGTCCCCTCGCAGCACCGCCTCCTCTTCTTCCCTGTACAGCGCGTCGACGACCAAGATGTCGAATCTCGTCAAGTCACTCCCCAGAAGACTGCCCCTAGGTGAGGAAGGCGGTGATCCCCAGCAGGACGAAGATTGTTAGGTGGCCCAGAAATGCCCAGCGGAGCAGTCGGATTCCCCCAAAATCGAGCTCCCCGCGCCCGTAGCTCCGAGATGCCCCCGAGTATAGGAAGCCGAAGATTAGCATGAACGCTCCCGCGAAGGCGAGTACGGCTAGAAGAGCGTTGAGATTCAATCAGCCCCTTCGCCTCCGCGCCTGCGGTCCCCCACCCGTGCCTGCACTGGACGCATCCGCATTGGCAACCTCATCAGTATATCGCCAAGTGCGCCATGATGAGGATTATGATTACCTGGAAGAAGGCCTGGCTGCCTGCAAGACGGATGTTCCTCATGTTCAGTCTCGCTATCTTGTCTACGTCAGGCTTGGCCTTCGCCAGCTCCAAGAAGATCCTGACCCCGTTCGGCATGAACACTCCGAACCCCTGGGCTGTCAGTATCAGAACCACAACGCCCGCGGTGATTATCCACGGCGAGCTAAGGTCGAACTTGCCCATCGACTGGGCCAAATAGATACCGGAAGTTATCGCCACTGCGGCAAGCGAAGGGATGATGAAGAATGTCGTGGGGGTGAGCCTCTTGGCGACTTCGACTCTGGCCGGCACCTCGAGCGACCGCAGGACCCTAGTCATCACCAGACCCATGTATATGTCGAACCCAGTCCAAGTTCCACCACAAATCACGTGGACGTAGTCGAGGGCATAGAGGCTCTTGACTGCGAGCGCGCCCACTAAGACTATGGGAGGGACGATTCCGATTGTGAAGCTCCAGAGGAGGAGTTTGGTGGTGTAGGGCGGCAGCTTCGAAGGCCCCTGTTGAGCAACCCCGCCAGCCTGCGCCACAACCTCATCGGGCTCTGTTGATTGAAAAGCCTTTCCTGCGCACAAGGTAGAGTGGGCTTGCGTCAGGCAGGTGATTGCACCAATTGTGTTTCTCTCAGCCCAACTCGACTTTCAGGGAACCCCGACGGACTTCCGTGATGGTACG encodes:
- the moeB gene encoding molybdopterin-synthase adenylyltransferase MoeB gives rise to the protein MPNHDTPLPMTLPELSDDEKARYSRHIVMPEVGMDGQRKLKASSVVVVGAGGLGIPATVYLSAAGVGRIGIVDNDVVELSNLHRQFLFSEADVGRPKAELLRSRLLSINPNVDVQVHRERLDSSNALKILGPYDVVIDATDNFPSRYLINDACVLLGKPDVYASVFRFDGQVSVFSTEAGPCYRCLYPEPPPPESVQSCAEAGVLGVLTGIVGAVQANQAINILLGKGASLSGRLLLFDSMDTSFNELKIKKNPECLVCGTKPRITKLIDYEEFCGVKRKAVEDNGEITPIGLKSSIDRGEKPLLLDVREPYEYQLCHIEGAKLVPLGQLPLRTKELDKNETIVVYCHTGIRSSYAVQFLKKAGYAKTRNLYGGIKAWAEQVDPKMLRY
- the ccmA gene encoding heme ABC exporter ATP-binding protein CcmA, yielding MLKLDGLSSGYNGAEVLHSISLEISKPAIYVVLGPNGAGKTTLFRTVAGVLRPISGKVSLDGQDLYAANQVRREIGYLSHLTAMPEEMTVAKALAFYGAIEEGDTDKALERLDLRDLASKKVSDLSQGQKKRVSIAKLFLRERKLYLMDEPTSNLDPVVAKEVRDILLNLSKDRFVLYSSHNLYEAQEIGDFIVLIKDGKLGFYGRKEELRTGGYRVGLRASGDLAVLFPEGKREKEYFVLDVAGPQEVGAIVKRVVDAGMTVYEVKELGNPLEDLFGGGR
- a CDS encoding peroxiredoxin, which gives rise to MPHAPKVGERAPEFTLYDADKKERKLSELLTKGRKTILAFFPGAFTGTCTTEMCTFRDMFDELQKLNAAVVGVSVNDPFSNKAFAEKNGLQFPLLCDFKREVTQSYGVLWNDLSGVKGYNVANRAIFVLNDKGNIVYSWVAPNPGTLPYFDEIKGVLK
- a CDS encoding fumarylacetoacetate hydrolase family protein, producing MKLVNFDDGNGVRAGVVIEHRIRGLSELPGFSSVRSVDELLASGHLEELRRAVGFLPPKGGSSIESSRLLSPILLPEKILCAAVNYGGHGKEKGSSPPKEPYFFTKFRNCIIGNGDPILIPRVSSKADWEVELAVIIGKRGKYIRREDAMDYIAGYAIANDVSFRDRQFPEGWPSKLNAQGQNWVMGKALDSAFPLGPWLVTRDEIANPQNIRISLSVNGAVRQDSTTGDMIFGVDRLVEYLSSGITLSPGDVISTGTPAGVAAYSGAPFLKDGDVVECQIEGIGKLRNPVVQET
- a CDS encoding biotin--[acetyl-CoA-carboxylase] ligase, with the translated sequence MDSLRPAIWHLELMDEVSSTQDAASRLAEGGAPEGVVVVAKAQTAGRGRSGRRWDSPVGGLYMSLVLRPSNSAQPQLLSLVGAFSVVLGIESATGLKSSVRWPNDVLIRGRKVSGVLAEASYSGKTLSYVVLGIGLNCNSRTSSLEGTQGTATSLLEELGRPVEVTNVRERILDEFRLVYTRWLDGADILKDAERFVGTLGKQVVAKAKSGAELSCTALELESTGGLVVLNQGKKVVLHAEDLEWLREEL